One genomic region from Trueperaceae bacterium encodes:
- a CDS encoding WecB/TagA/CpsF family glycosyltransferase has translation MSERGVGAPDDPAMGAAPDRLANAVAGTVAGAGARPTVAPERVFVLGFPVDVVDLQDAVRWVSGAALAAGAPRLVVTLNPEIVVQGLADPELAAALRSADLSVADGVGVALAARRAGRVLPGRVPGVDLVTELFREAGPRLRVYFLGAKPGVAQRAAEEASRRFGVTVVGHHHGYFDRVAEAGAVCAAVRAANADLLLAGLGEGQELFLSRHAHELGAKVLIGVGGTLDVLAGEVKRMPAWTTRLGVEWLFRVTLDRRRWKRVPRLAKFLWLVLREGRPGAKGGSRSS, from the coding sequence TTGAGCGAAAGGGGCGTGGGGGCGCCCGACGATCCGGCCATGGGAGCGGCCCCGGACCGGCTCGCGAACGCGGTGGCCGGCACGGTCGCCGGGGCTGGAGCCCGGCCGACCGTCGCTCCGGAGCGGGTCTTCGTCCTGGGCTTCCCCGTCGACGTCGTCGACCTGCAGGACGCGGTGCGCTGGGTGTCGGGCGCCGCGCTGGCGGCCGGAGCCCCCCGCCTGGTCGTGACCCTCAACCCCGAGATAGTCGTGCAGGGGCTGGCCGACCCTGAGCTCGCCGCCGCGCTCAGGAGCGCCGACCTGAGCGTGGCAGACGGCGTCGGGGTCGCCCTGGCGGCGCGGCGCGCCGGTCGCGTGCTGCCCGGGCGGGTGCCCGGCGTCGACCTCGTGACCGAGCTCTTCCGTGAGGCCGGACCGAGGCTGCGCGTGTACTTCCTCGGCGCCAAGCCGGGGGTGGCGCAGCGGGCGGCCGAGGAGGCGTCGCGCCGCTTCGGCGTGACGGTCGTCGGCCACCACCACGGCTACTTCGACCGCGTCGCCGAGGCGGGCGCCGTCTGCGCCGCCGTCAGGGCCGCGAACGCCGACCTCCTCCTGGCCGGGCTCGGCGAGGGCCAGGAGCTGTTCCTCAGCCGGCATGCACACGAGCTCGGCGCGAAGGTCCTCATCGGGGTCGGCGGCACGCTCGACGTGCTGGCCGGCGAGGTCAAACGCATGCCGGCGTGGACGACGCGCTTGGGCGTCGAGTGGCTCTTCCGGGTGACGCTCGACCGGCGGCGCTGGAAGCGCGTGCCACGGCTGGCGAAGTTCCTGTGGCTGGTGCTGCGCGAGGGGCGCCCTGGCGCAAAGGGGGGTTCAAGGTCGAGCTAG
- a CDS encoding 2-phosphosulfolactate phosphatase, with protein sequence MLINTDIVPSGPYSDVVVLIDVLRTCTVAPMLFDQGASSLSLTPSMRRARAEAGSGRVLVGERQGVPPEGFNHGNSPANLVHASVAGLDVIMVSENAPRWLDQLGGARHVLLGSLYNAEAVARRAAEVATERIDLVCSGFAGEPDLDDTLAAALIAGLVRRQVEGARVRGATRFATALLRAFPEPVDVLWRSLAGLYLRSIGLEQDIGYAARVSASERVPELRSVAPGEHGPLFRFEAA encoded by the coding sequence ATGTTGATCAATACGGATATCGTTCCTAGCGGACCATACTCAGACGTCGTCGTCCTCATAGACGTGCTAAGGACCTGCACGGTCGCGCCGATGCTCTTCGACCAGGGCGCCTCCAGCCTCTCGCTCACGCCCTCGATGCGCAGGGCGCGCGCGGAGGCCGGCAGCGGGCGGGTGCTGGTCGGCGAACGCCAGGGCGTGCCCCCCGAGGGCTTCAACCACGGCAACTCGCCGGCCAACCTCGTCCACGCCTCCGTCGCGGGCCTCGACGTGATCATGGTCTCGGAGAACGCTCCCCGTTGGCTCGACCAGCTCGGCGGGGCGCGTCACGTGCTGCTCGGCTCGCTCTACAACGCCGAGGCGGTCGCCAGGCGCGCGGCGGAGGTCGCCACCGAGCGCATCGACCTCGTCTGCTCGGGTTTCGCCGGCGAGCCCGACCTCGACGACACCCTCGCCGCCGCCCTCATCGCCGGCCTCGTGAGGCGGCAGGTCGAGGGGGCGCGGGTGAGGGGCGCTACGCGCTTCGCGACGGCGCTCCTGCGCGCTTTCCCGGAGCCGGTCGACGTGCTGTGGCGCTCGCTCGCCGGGCTCTACCTGCGCTCCATCGGCCTCGAGCAGGACATCGGCTACGCGGCGCGCGTGTCCGCGAGCGAGCGCGTGCCGGAGCTGCGCTCGGTGGCGCCGGGCGAGCACGGGCCGCTCTTCCGCTTCGAGGCCGCTTGA
- the bshC gene encoding bacillithiol biosynthesis cysteine-adding enzyme BshC — protein sequence MPPRATPPTDFAHAYSSGSLADFFEVAPGDLKRAVALPRPPERASLVAALRRHALALGAPAPVLANLERLAHPEARAVVTGQQTGLLLGPTYSLSKAMTAIALAKRLDSEERPVVPVFWLATQDHDAHEMDNTYLLDASETLRRIAVTLPDGVAVGRVPLTKELVADVAASLATLTPTPRFRQPVWELIEGAASSVATYSDWFAALFTRLLGGAGLVLIDPLRPDVAEHFMPVIERELADPLATPAAINAAGRRLKELGYEPQLGRAQGATNLFVEVDGKRLLLRAANGGFVVEGRRFTRDDLMALLATDPTAITPAAGLRPVTQDFALPTAVFVLGPGELRYVSQLKDVYRFHGVPMPLAWQRATATVIEPVTARLLDGLGVSAARFRAQRGELQERVLLERHGHAERFRTAAGRIEAELEGLLAEVAGIDPTLAGTVRRGRHYLEETLARLRGKTSAALAARDETTARQFDRLAAHLLPLGQPAERVLSPFSHALKFGVEPLMDRFATLAPEHEQELFL from the coding sequence GTGCCACCACGAGCGACGCCCCCGACCGACTTCGCGCACGCTTACTCCTCCGGCTCGCTCGCCGACTTCTTCGAGGTCGCGCCAGGCGACCTGAAGCGCGCGGTCGCCCTGCCGCGTCCTCCAGAACGCGCCTCGCTCGTCGCCGCGCTTAGGCGCCACGCGCTGGCCCTCGGCGCGCCGGCGCCCGTCCTCGCCAACCTGGAGCGCCTAGCGCACCCGGAAGCGCGCGCCGTGGTCACGGGGCAGCAGACGGGTCTGCTCCTCGGGCCGACCTACAGCCTGTCGAAAGCCATGACCGCCATAGCGCTGGCCAAGCGTCTCGACTCGGAGGAGCGGCCCGTCGTGCCCGTCTTCTGGCTCGCCACGCAAGACCACGACGCTCACGAGATGGACAACACCTACCTCCTGGACGCGAGCGAGACCTTGCGGAGGATCGCCGTCACGTTGCCGGACGGCGTTGCCGTAGGCCGCGTCCCCTTGACCAAGGAGCTGGTGGCCGACGTGGCGGCCAGCCTGGCGACGCTCACGCCCACGCCGCGCTTCCGCCAGCCCGTGTGGGAGCTAATCGAGGGCGCCGCGAGCTCCGTAGCGACGTACAGCGACTGGTTCGCCGCGCTCTTCACGCGCCTTCTCGGCGGCGCCGGCCTCGTGCTCATCGACCCGCTGAGGCCGGACGTCGCGGAGCACTTCATGCCTGTCATCGAACGGGAGCTGGCCGACCCACTGGCCACGCCGGCGGCGATCAACGCCGCCGGCAGGCGCCTCAAGGAGCTCGGGTACGAGCCGCAGCTCGGGCGGGCGCAAGGCGCCACGAACCTGTTCGTCGAGGTGGACGGCAAGCGCCTCCTGCTCAGGGCGGCGAACGGGGGCTTCGTCGTGGAGGGGCGGCGCTTCACGCGCGACGACCTCATGGCCCTCCTCGCCACGGACCCGACGGCGATAACGCCGGCCGCCGGCCTGCGGCCCGTGACCCAGGACTTCGCCCTGCCGACGGCCGTTTTCGTGCTGGGCCCGGGCGAACTGCGCTACGTCTCGCAGCTCAAGGACGTCTACCGCTTCCACGGCGTGCCCATGCCGCTGGCGTGGCAGCGGGCCACGGCCACCGTCATCGAGCCCGTGACCGCCCGGCTGCTGGATGGCCTCGGGGTCAGCGCCGCGCGCTTCAGGGCGCAGCGCGGCGAACTGCAGGAGCGAGTGCTGCTGGAACGTCACGGACACGCGGAGAGGTTCAGGACGGCCGCCGGTCGTATCGAGGCGGAGCTCGAGGGGCTGTTGGCCGAGGTGGCCGGCATCGACCCGACGCTGGCCGGCACGGTGAGGCGCGGCCGACACTACCTGGAGGAGACGCTCGCGCGCCTGCGGGGCAAGACGAGTGCCGCCCTCGCGGCGCGCGACGAGACGACGGCCAGGCAGTTCGACCGCCTGGCCGCGCATCTGCTCCCGCTCGGACAGCCTGCGGAGCGCGTACTGAGCCCCTTCAGCCACGCGCTGAAGTTCGGTGTCGAGCCGCTCATGGACCGCTTCGCCACCCTGGCGCCCGAGCACGAGCAGGAGCTCTTCCTCTAG
- the guaB gene encoding IMP dehydrogenase — protein sequence MSSQAVRQAPAKSRVDKIVGTALTFDDVLLVPAHSRVVPKDVDLSARLTASVRLNLPIVSAAMDTVTETQMAIAMARLGGIGVIHKKMSVEAQAEMVRKVKRSESGMIVDPITLERHATLADADRLMGEYSISGVPIVERDGKLVGILTNRDMRFETDMTRPVADLMTSDGLITVPVGTTLETAVEILRANKVEKLLVVDDRGYLKGLITIKDITKRIEYPLAAKDALGRLRVAAAVGVSRDLEERAAALVDAGADVLVLDSAHGHSQGILDALRYVKGAHAVDVIAGNVATAAGAAALVENGADGVKVGVGPGSICTTRVVTGVGMPQLSAILEVADVLRGTGVTLVADGGIKYSGDIAKAVAAGADVVMVGSLLAGTSEAPGEEILRDGRRYKAYRGMGSLGAMAGGSADRYFQDASAGNQAKLVPEGIEGMVAYKGPVGDVIYQAAGGLRSAMGYCGTPDIAALQANARFVTITQASLIESHPHDVTITKDAPNYSVSKKG from the coding sequence ATGAGCTCACAAGCTGTCCGTCAGGCACCGGCGAAGAGCCGGGTCGACAAGATCGTAGGCACCGCGCTGACCTTCGACGACGTGCTCCTGGTGCCGGCGCATAGCCGCGTGGTGCCGAAGGACGTCGACCTCTCGGCGCGCCTGACGGCCTCCGTGCGCCTGAACCTCCCCATCGTGTCGGCCGCCATGGACACGGTGACGGAGACGCAGATGGCCATCGCCATGGCGCGCCTCGGCGGCATCGGCGTCATCCACAAGAAGATGTCGGTGGAGGCGCAAGCCGAGATGGTGCGCAAGGTGAAGCGCTCCGAGTCGGGCATGATCGTCGATCCGATAACGCTCGAGCGGCACGCCACCCTGGCCGACGCGGACCGGCTGATGGGCGAGTACTCCATCAGCGGCGTCCCCATCGTCGAGCGCGACGGCAAGCTCGTCGGCATCCTCACGAACCGGGACATGCGGTTCGAGACCGACATGACGCGCCCCGTCGCGGACCTGATGACGTCGGACGGCCTCATCACCGTGCCCGTCGGCACGACCCTCGAGACCGCCGTTGAGATCCTCAGGGCCAACAAGGTCGAGAAGCTGCTCGTGGTCGACGACCGGGGGTACCTGAAGGGCCTGATCACGATCAAGGACATCACCAAGCGCATCGAGTACCCGCTGGCCGCCAAGGACGCCCTCGGGAGGCTGCGCGTGGCGGCCGCCGTCGGCGTGAGCCGCGACCTCGAGGAGCGCGCGGCCGCGCTCGTCGACGCCGGCGCCGACGTCCTGGTCCTGGACAGCGCCCACGGGCATAGCCAGGGCATCCTCGACGCGCTGCGCTACGTGAAGGGCGCCCACGCCGTCGACGTGATCGCCGGCAACGTCGCGACGGCCGCTGGCGCGGCCGCGCTCGTCGAGAACGGTGCCGACGGCGTCAAGGTCGGCGTCGGTCCCGGCTCGATCTGCACGACCCGCGTGGTGACGGGCGTCGGCATGCCGCAGCTCAGCGCCATCCTCGAGGTCGCCGACGTCCTCAGGGGAACGGGCGTGACGCTGGTGGCGGACGGCGGGATCAAGTACTCCGGCGACATCGCCAAGGCCGTCGCGGCCGGTGCCGACGTCGTGATGGTCGGCTCGCTCCTCGCCGGGACGAGCGAGGCCCCCGGCGAGGAGATCCTCCGGGACGGCCGCCGCTACAAGGCCTACCGCGGCATGGGCAGCCTCGGCGCGATGGCGGGCGGCAGCGCCGACCGCTACTTCCAGGACGCCTCGGCCGGCAACCAGGCCAAGCTCGTGCCGGAGGGCATCGAGGGGATGGTCGCTTACAAGGGGCCCGTCGGGGACGTCATCTACCAGGCCGCCGGCGGGCTGCGCTCCGCCATGGGCTACTGCGGCACGCCGGACATCGCGGCGCTGCAGGCGAACGCCAGGTTCGTGACCATCACCCAGGCGAGCCTGATCGAGTCGCACCCGCACGACGTGACCATCACGAAGGACGCGCCCAACTACTCCGTCTCCAAGAAGGGCTGA
- a CDS encoding acyl-CoA thioesterase, whose product MELRVRFVETDQMGVVHHSAYVPWFEAGRVEWLRERGLSYREMEDSGLSLAVASVAVTYRSAAYFDDLLEVHSTLTEARSRRVAFAYRVSRPADGALVATATTTHVPTDRAGHAVRLPDRWLTPILELLATNP is encoded by the coding sequence ATGGAACTGAGAGTCAGGTTCGTAGAGACCGATCAGATGGGCGTGGTCCACCACAGCGCGTACGTCCCGTGGTTCGAGGCGGGTCGGGTCGAGTGGCTGCGGGAACGGGGCCTCAGCTACCGCGAGATGGAGGACTCGGGCCTGTCGCTCGCGGTCGCCAGCGTCGCGGTGACCTACCGGTCGGCCGCGTACTTCGACGACCTCCTAGAGGTGCATAGCACCCTGACCGAGGCGCGCAGCAGACGGGTGGCCTTCGCCTACCGGGTCTCGCGCCCGGCCGACGGGGCGCTCGTCGCCACCGCCACCACCACGCACGTGCCGACCGACCGCGCCGGGCACGCCGTCCGCCTGCCGGACCGCTGGCTGACGCCGATTCTGGAGCTGCTCGCCACCAACCCGTGA
- a CDS encoding SagB family peptide dehydrogenase: protein MTASRGRTFGAEFFDQTKYRRGQLPPSRTRIAPPFKVLANPSEVASLPAPQLKGGAGMWTALSRERSGVAEGGRLKQVHLSQLLWSSAGFNYGRQRVHVTAQAASSLEAYLLVFNVQDLFAGVYHYNPRDHSLDQLRMGEVSGEFAEVALAPIEAGAQAAAVCFTGVPARHRVADGGRPYRYLLLDAGAAAQGLVLAASALGLAATYAADFYDDELAKLLKVDGRSELPLCFVTIGS, encoded by the coding sequence GTGACAGCGAGCAGAGGCCGCACGTTCGGTGCGGAGTTCTTCGACCAGACGAAGTATCGCCGCGGGCAGCTGCCCCCGTCCCGTACGCGCATAGCGCCGCCGTTCAAGGTGCTCGCGAACCCGTCGGAGGTGGCGAGCCTGCCCGCCCCGCAGCTCAAGGGCGGCGCGGGCATGTGGACCGCCCTCTCACGGGAGCGGAGCGGCGTCGCGGAGGGCGGCAGGCTCAAGCAGGTCCACCTCTCGCAGCTCCTATGGAGCTCGGCCGGTTTCAACTACGGCAGGCAGAGGGTGCACGTCACGGCGCAGGCGGCCTCCTCGCTGGAGGCGTACCTGCTCGTGTTCAACGTCCAGGACCTCTTCGCCGGCGTCTACCACTACAACCCGCGCGACCACAGCCTCGACCAGCTCAGGATGGGGGAGGTGAGCGGCGAGTTCGCAGAGGTGGCGCTCGCTCCCATCGAGGCGGGGGCGCAGGCCGCCGCCGTCTGCTTCACCGGGGTGCCGGCGCGCCACCGGGTAGCCGACGGGGGCCGCCCCTACCGCTACCTCCTGCTGGACGCGGGGGCGGCCGCTCAAGGGCTCGTGCTCGCCGCCAGCGCGCTCGGGCTGGCGGCCACGTACGCTGCCGACTTCTACGACGACGAGCTCGCGAAGCTCCTCAAGGTCGACGGTCGGTCCGAACTGCCGCTCTGCTTCGTGACCATCGGCTCCTGA
- a CDS encoding aminotransferase class III-fold pyridoxal phosphate-dependent enzyme: MPSSNVDQTAATPRLSRSAEILAAAEVHSSGLWHPDVVFVRGSGALLYDADGREYLDCLAGIAVASVGHANERLADALARQARRLIVCPQNLGNDVRTEFTNKLFQFVKPPLTRVFLGNSGAEANEAALKWARVATGRRRFVAAQRGFSGRTMGVLPLTWEPKYREPFGPYDTEVEFVPFNDVAALEAAVDERTAAVLLEPIQGESGIRPATQEFLAAARAVTKRRGALLVFDEIQTGVGRTGTFLASEAFGVDPDMVTLAKGLAGGVPISALLLTDEVASAMPKGGHGTTFGGNPLAAAAGLAVLEELEARDLMANATRLGERLMTGLRSAGGAVKEVRGRGLLIGVEMNVPAGPIIDALLAEGVVTTSGGGDTVRFLPPLVIEEAQVDEVIARARKAFARF, encoded by the coding sequence ATGCCGAGTTCCAACGTCGACCAGACCGCCGCCACGCCGAGGCTTTCCCGTAGCGCCGAGATCCTCGCGGCGGCGGAGGTCCACTCCAGCGGGCTGTGGCACCCCGACGTCGTGTTCGTGCGCGGCTCCGGCGCGCTCCTGTACGACGCCGACGGCCGCGAGTACCTCGACTGCCTCGCCGGCATCGCCGTCGCGAGCGTTGGGCACGCCAACGAGCGCCTGGCCGACGCGCTCGCGCGCCAGGCGCGGCGTCTGATCGTGTGTCCGCAGAACCTCGGCAACGACGTCCGCACCGAGTTCACGAACAAGCTGTTCCAGTTCGTGAAGCCGCCCCTCACGCGCGTCTTCCTGGGCAACTCCGGAGCCGAGGCCAACGAGGCCGCCCTGAAGTGGGCGCGCGTCGCCACGGGCCGCCGCCGCTTCGTGGCGGCCCAGCGCGGGTTCTCCGGCCGCACCATGGGCGTGCTGCCCCTGACGTGGGAGCCCAAGTACCGCGAGCCGTTCGGACCGTACGACACCGAGGTGGAGTTCGTGCCGTTCAACGACGTCGCCGCGCTGGAAGCGGCCGTCGACGAGCGCACGGCCGCCGTCCTCCTCGAGCCGATCCAGGGCGAGAGCGGCATCCGGCCGGCCACGCAGGAGTTCCTGGCCGCCGCCCGGGCCGTCACGAAGCGCCGCGGCGCGCTGCTCGTGTTCGACGAGATCCAGACGGGCGTCGGGCGCACGGGGACGTTCCTGGCGAGCGAGGCGTTCGGCGTCGACCCCGACATGGTCACGCTCGCCAAAGGCCTGGCCGGCGGCGTGCCGATCAGCGCCCTGCTGCTGACGGACGAGGTGGCGAGCGCCATGCCGAAAGGCGGTCACGGCACGACCTTCGGCGGCAACCCGCTGGCGGCGGCGGCCGGCCTCGCCGTGCTCGAGGAGCTCGAGGCGCGCGACCTCATGGCCAACGCCACCCGCCTCGGGGAGCGGCTGATGACCGGGCTGCGCTCCGCCGGCGGCGCCGTCAAGGAAGTGCGCGGGCGCGGACTGCTGATCGGGGTGGAGATGAACGTGCCGGCCGGACCCATCATAGACGCGCTGTTGGCCGAAGGGGTCGTCACGACCTCTGGCGGCGGCGACACGGTGCGCTTCCTGCCCCCGCTCGTGATCGAGGAGGCGCAGGTCGACGAGGTGATCGCCCGCGCGCGCAAGGCCTTCGCGCGCTTCTGA
- a CDS encoding Ig domain-containing protein: MRSRSITAARRLGPPRRGAVLALVAIVAGALLAGCTGDMATRGEALRLVGQDLPTAVLLEPYEGQLHAVGGLRPYTFTLVGGALPDGLTLENGVLRGIATEAGSFAMTIEVSDANLSRVSQEYTLQVGAPPPPRFALVAPQTEVRGPVTLRARLEDARLTTAVRALVTWDPDRFELEGEPKASRRNVALLWRSGPGELQVDLAALGATLGGDVELFGFTLTPRTAPDTVALRYEVEVMTGSGDPARRHEYLAGSVGRPQVQEGGIGSPTTEQPPSEPPPAEDGPSQDGDGSTDL, translated from the coding sequence ATGCGAAGCCGGTCCATCACCGCCGCGCGCCGTCTGGGGCCGCCGAGACGCGGTGCCGTCCTCGCGCTGGTCGCCATCGTCGCCGGCGCCCTCCTGGCCGGCTGCACCGGCGACATGGCGACGCGGGGCGAGGCTCTGCGCCTCGTGGGGCAGGACCTGCCCACGGCGGTGCTCCTGGAGCCTTACGAGGGCCAGCTCCACGCGGTCGGCGGCCTGAGGCCGTACACGTTCACGCTCGTGGGGGGCGCGCTGCCCGACGGCCTCACGCTGGAGAACGGGGTCCTGCGCGGCATCGCCACGGAAGCCGGCTCCTTCGCGATGACGATCGAGGTCTCGGACGCCAACCTCTCCCGGGTGAGCCAGGAGTACACGCTGCAGGTAGGCGCCCCGCCGCCGCCGCGGTTCGCGCTCGTGGCGCCCCAGACGGAGGTAAGGGGCCCCGTGACGCTGCGGGCGCGTCTGGAAGACGCGCGGTTGACGACGGCAGTGCGCGCTCTGGTGACGTGGGACCCCGACCGCTTCGAGCTCGAGGGGGAACCGAAGGCCTCGCGCCGCAACGTGGCGCTCCTGTGGCGCAGCGGGCCTGGTGAGCTGCAGGTCGACCTGGCCGCACTCGGCGCGACGCTGGGCGGCGACGTCGAGCTCTTCGGCTTCACGCTCACTCCCCGCACGGCGCCCGACACGGTCGCTCTACGGTACGAGGTCGAGGTCATGACCGGCAGCGGCGACCCCGCGCGGCGCCACGAGTACCTGGCCGGCTCCGTCGGCCGTCCCCAGGTCCAGGAGGGTGGGATCGGGAGCCCCACGACCGAGCAGCCGCCGAGCGAGCCGCCACCTGCCGAGGACGGCCCCTCGCAAGACGGTGACGGGAGCACCGACCTATGA